In Leptospira inadai serovar Lyme str. 10, a single genomic region encodes these proteins:
- a CDS encoding porin produces MGKWTILFFFSVIHIVSFVSPRSAQEAPVETKPNLSGETVSKPADTLLPGKLRIQGMLQVRGISAQRDSSFSNGHRDFNSVDANFRRVRLGTNYRAQNWGFALNLRLEDLINFPNTKERKNANGTVTDVSVKTDGGILQSGYFWFQFPVSWVRATIGQFKTPFQREQLANANRLALPERAYGTYLLPRYDIGGMIELEPLKMISQEHSKYIILSLAATNGKGSSLNGVGNKQVLTSYNTTDTPLLISPQLSWRIEFNPFGGILKDGKDAGWTEGEEIFYRETKLSIGFAGVQTKELSTLDQLNPQIRGVSPLNLEIQQTTPSNGTGIGPNSKPIGITGVPLDQTGTFRPSFGFGAHTYDFTFTTHGLYASGAYTSSYGAASLGTVSYTGTLGYSIPMGHTILLPLVRYDRIWGDFNEDQKLEPYENLQAWWFGFDLFLKRNDLKIQIFYKEQHDSLGKHMYTGTPYDSHDGTLYLQLQGAFDAEISTK; encoded by the coding sequence ATGGGGAAATGGACGATTTTATTCTTTTTCTCGGTAATCCATATCGTATCATTCGTATCGCCTCGATCGGCTCAAGAAGCTCCTGTCGAAACGAAACCGAATTTATCCGGCGAAACGGTGTCGAAACCGGCGGACACTTTATTACCGGGAAAACTTCGAATCCAAGGAATGCTACAAGTACGCGGCATTTCCGCTCAAAGAGATTCTAGCTTCTCGAACGGACACCGCGATTTCAACTCTGTTGATGCTAATTTTCGTCGAGTCCGGCTTGGGACGAACTACCGAGCGCAAAATTGGGGGTTTGCCTTAAATCTTCGTTTGGAAGATTTGATCAATTTCCCGAACACAAAGGAACGGAAAAACGCGAACGGAACCGTAACCGACGTATCGGTAAAGACCGACGGAGGAATTCTGCAGTCCGGGTATTTTTGGTTTCAGTTTCCCGTGTCCTGGGTGAGAGCGACTATAGGACAATTCAAAACTCCGTTCCAAAGAGAACAATTGGCGAATGCAAATCGGTTAGCGCTACCCGAAAGGGCATACGGAACATACCTTCTTCCCCGTTACGATATCGGAGGAATGATCGAGCTCGAACCCTTAAAGATGATATCGCAAGAACATTCAAAATATATAATTCTCTCCTTGGCGGCGACGAATGGAAAGGGGTCCAGCCTCAATGGAGTCGGAAATAAACAAGTTCTTACTTCCTATAATACCACGGATACTCCGCTATTAATTTCTCCTCAACTCTCCTGGAGAATCGAATTCAATCCTTTCGGTGGAATCCTTAAGGACGGTAAAGACGCGGGTTGGACGGAGGGGGAGGAAATTTTTTACCGGGAAACGAAACTATCCATCGGATTCGCGGGAGTTCAAACGAAAGAGCTATCGACGTTAGACCAGCTAAACCCGCAGATTCGCGGAGTCTCGCCTCTTAATTTAGAAATTCAACAAACGACGCCTTCAAACGGGACTGGAATCGGCCCGAACTCAAAACCGATCGGAATTACGGGAGTTCCTTTGGACCAAACCGGAACCTTTCGTCCTTCCTTCGGATTTGGAGCCCACACTTATGATTTCACATTCACCACGCATGGATTGTATGCTTCCGGCGCCTATACTAGTAGCTATGGTGCGGCTTCTCTCGGCACGGTATCTTACACGGGGACATTGGGTTATTCCATACCGATGGGCCATACGATTCTTTTGCCGCTTGTACGGTATGATCGGATCTGGGGGGATTTTAACGAGGATCAAAAATTGGAGCCGTACGAGAATTTGCAAGCTTGGTGGTTCGGGTTCGATTTATTCTTAAAAAGAAACGATCTAAAGATTCAAATATTCTATAAGGAACAACATGATTCGCTAGGAAAACATATGTATACAGGCACACCGTACGACTCGCATGATGGCACCTTATATCTACAGTTGCAAGGAGCCTTCGACGCCGAAATATCGACGAAGTGA
- a CDS encoding helix-turn-helix domain-containing protein, whose translation MKIRNYSHSLILVSALLSLLSPKIITADPISITTSTPDTLNISSQAEYRYRGTAVVGCSDRGLEKVRKLEWHTNPIPNTLRVRKTNFGNWLRFTFKNETGNDVDKRLVFFSTNLSRIEFCAFSSEGRFERDFYVQSEDKNFRGYLVPRFPSFPIRLRSGETKTFYYYFYSTEDITYANFPVKVQGQSTMEKGESVRGASVIFIFLLTIFTWVLGMIYWIRRKKAVFPALHAYILISLFFFYFLHIKSFALFWGVSGRITEYPYFLFQTVSYISLFPFFLSVERIWNGKQKGNWISLSALLFGFSFLLIPVSEPVFEYRILILAGASALTIYFFIKSHRSILGSGRPTVIVYLFSWTVFFLLNSAKSLYHFDFYPYNEIAIFSVVFFAPFHMFISNYCLFSIGAEGYFYSEPSKSGNRKSTVSSLEVGSLVSRILTMIQEDKIFLKNSLKEEHLAKELGIGIHQLSEIINVEFKTNFPTLMNQYRIEEAKKLLLLTPKLSIAEVRVKSGFSSKSAFNLEFKKLTGFSPNGYRQFNGYRINREDSLKESS comes from the coding sequence ATGAAGATTCGAAACTATTCTCATTCTCTCATACTCGTTTCCGCACTTCTTTCCTTGCTGTCTCCTAAGATAATAACAGCAGATCCGATTTCTATCACTACAAGTACTCCCGATACGCTGAATATAAGTTCTCAAGCCGAATATAGGTATAGGGGGACTGCTGTAGTCGGCTGCTCCGATCGAGGATTGGAAAAAGTACGAAAACTGGAATGGCACACGAATCCGATTCCTAATACCTTAAGAGTGCGCAAAACTAATTTCGGCAATTGGCTAAGGTTTACTTTTAAGAATGAAACGGGAAATGACGTTGATAAACGACTCGTTTTTTTCTCAACCAATCTTTCTCGAATCGAATTCTGCGCTTTTTCGTCCGAAGGCCGATTTGAACGAGACTTCTATGTTCAGAGCGAGGATAAGAATTTCCGAGGGTACCTTGTTCCACGCTTTCCTTCTTTTCCGATTCGGTTACGATCGGGGGAAACGAAAACATTTTATTATTATTTTTATTCTACCGAGGACATTACGTACGCGAACTTTCCCGTTAAAGTGCAGGGCCAAAGCACGATGGAAAAGGGAGAGTCAGTGCGCGGCGCTTCGGTGATTTTCATTTTTCTTTTAACGATATTTACTTGGGTTTTAGGAATGATTTATTGGATTCGACGCAAAAAGGCGGTTTTCCCGGCTCTTCATGCGTATATCTTAATTTCCTTATTCTTCTTTTATTTTTTGCATATAAAGTCTTTCGCTTTATTTTGGGGTGTAAGCGGAAGAATAACGGAATATCCGTACTTTCTTTTTCAAACCGTATCCTATATCTCCTTATTTCCTTTTTTTCTTTCGGTTGAAAGAATTTGGAACGGAAAGCAAAAGGGAAATTGGATCTCCTTATCGGCCCTCCTATTCGGATTTTCTTTCTTGCTGATTCCCGTATCGGAGCCGGTATTCGAATATCGGATTCTCATCCTAGCGGGAGCTTCGGCGCTTACGATTTATTTTTTTATAAAATCGCATAGGTCGATACTCGGTTCCGGAAGACCGACGGTAATCGTTTATTTATTTTCCTGGACCGTTTTCTTTCTGTTGAATTCGGCTAAGTCGCTTTACCATTTCGATTTTTATCCATATAACGAAATCGCGATATTCTCCGTCGTTTTTTTTGCTCCTTTCCACATGTTTATTTCGAATTATTGCCTATTTTCGATCGGTGCCGAGGGATATTTTTATTCCGAACCCTCCAAGTCCGGAAATCGAAAGAGTACGGTTTCCTCGTTGGAAGTGGGGAGCTTAGTTTCCCGTATTCTCACGATGATTCAAGAGGACAAAATATTTTTAAAAAATTCTCTGAAGGAAGAACATTTAGCCAAGGAATTGGGAATCGGAATCCATCAACTTTCCGAAATCATAAACGTGGAATTTAAGACGAATTTTCCTACTTTAATGAACCAGTATAGAATAGAAGAGGCCAAAAAATTACTCCTTCTTACCCCGAAATTATCGATTGCCGAGGTCCGAGTTAAATCCGGTTTTAGTTCCAAATCCGCATTTAATCTAGAATTCAAAAAATTAACCGGTTTCAGCCCCAACGGATATCGTCAGTTCAACGGATACAGAATTAATCGGGAAGATTCGCTCAAAGAATCGTCGTAA
- a CDS encoding HdeD family acid-resistance protein: MNSVKPKAAKHWWIHVIVGILWIGVGIITLFFPIQSYLGLSIAFSIILAMTGLFQISFAISNRNRFSGWGWNLALGILDIIVGSVLLVHPEVTAITLPFILGFWLVFRGVSLISFALEVHSVQSYPWGWLLFSGIATVLFALGILFFPLLGMFTILVWAGAGFLISGFGNMCLGWKEWKA, from the coding sequence ATGAATTCCGTAAAACCGAAAGCGGCCAAACACTGGTGGATTCACGTGATCGTAGGAATCCTCTGGATAGGAGTCGGAATTATTACCTTATTTTTCCCGATCCAAAGCTATTTAGGTTTGAGCATCGCATTTTCGATCATATTAGCGATGACGGGCCTATTTCAAATTTCTTTTGCGATATCGAACCGAAATCGATTCTCCGGTTGGGGCTGGAATCTTGCATTAGGAATTCTAGATATAATTGTCGGATCAGTCCTGCTAGTTCATCCCGAAGTGACCGCCATTACTCTTCCTTTTATTTTAGGTTTTTGGTTGGTGTTCCGCGGAGTCTCTTTAATTTCATTCGCCCTCGAAGTGCACTCCGTTCAATCGTATCCTTGGGGCTGGCTTTTATTTAGCGGAATCGCAACCGTTCTGTTCGCATTAGGAATACTCTTCTTTCCGCTGCTCGGGATGTTCACTATCCTCGTATGGGCGGGTGCCGGGTTCCTGATTTCAGGTTTCGGGAATATGTGTCTAGGATGGAAGGAGTGGAAAGCATAA
- a CDS encoding DinB family protein, translating into MSFHKNLITLSEYNLWMNGTIYESAEKLSDEIRKKDMGAFFGSIHGTLNHILWADKNWLGRFVDSGYGSAILDRNIAFEEHSQSSNHRHEIHSDFSKLKSERKSLDEKLIRWVKEGLSEEIIRQNLGYKSLKGDSFSTPISEVLIHLFNHQTHHRGQVTTLLFQNGIDPGITDFIYFTRIKS; encoded by the coding sequence ATGTCGTTTCACAAAAATCTCATTACTCTTTCTGAATATAATTTATGGATGAACGGTACGATTTACGAATCGGCGGAAAAATTAAGCGATGAGATTCGAAAAAAGGATATGGGAGCTTTCTTCGGCTCCATTCACGGCACCTTAAATCATATTCTTTGGGCCGATAAAAATTGGTTGGGTAGATTCGTCGATAGCGGTTATGGGTCCGCAATTTTGGATCGGAATATCGCGTTCGAAGAACATTCTCAAAGTTCAAATCATCGTCACGAAATCCATTCGGATTTTTCGAAGCTCAAATCGGAAAGAAAGAGTTTAGACGAGAAATTGATTCGTTGGGTAAAGGAAGGCCTTTCGGAGGAAATCATCCGGCAAAATCTAGGCTATAAAAGTTTGAAAGGCGATTCGTTTTCCACTCCGATTTCCGAAGTTCTAATCCATCTCTTTAATCATCAAACTCATCATCGAGGGCAGGTCACGACTCTCTTGTTTCAAAACGGAATCGACCCCGGAATCACAGATTTCATATATTTCACTCGAATCAAATCCTGA
- a CDS encoding efflux RND transporter permease subunit, whose translation MSQKNKNIQTLPIRSESSSPNDVAPDSYAEAVQQVNQAGIAAFSVKNPHLMIVSCIIVLVLGVLALFQMPRDLLPPSKQPAVQILDVYWGMPTSSTETILTWKFERYTGQAPGLIHQESKSYPGVSVVNNFFDEDSTSRPEAMASTVGYIMSVLRRLPPGAMPPIVLPFDPMGSTPVCLVAVSGDFEVNELYDRGQYDVRRALQGTPGTIAPTVMGGAEKQVIIELDPLKLKQYDMSAAEAMDKIGRLNTFIPAGDVKIGDFDYPIYTNGVADSIQAFDDFPLRSREGVSVFVKNVGKTKESSIVQTEMVTLNGKEIVYVPVLRQQGANTLAVVDAAREAMKSLEKEIKGLKLNIVADTTVFIRKAVETVGEEAMFGGGLAALMVFLFLGNPRATFATLLSLPFSTLFVLMGLKATGSTINIMTLGGMALSIGLLVDNSIVAIENIMRHLAEDKDPNRIRVVVRAAQEVTPPIIAVTLCNVVVLFPILLTKGVVNVLFGAIAKTVMLAITGSLLSETAIIPLFASRFLTGEPPKLPKFFQVIQDLIAGLTEIYGRALEKVMTKTRAVVIGICILFAIGAAALPFIGTELFPRADAGSFVLHLRLPSGLRIEETSEKAKQVEAKLKEWIKSDLEMVLSDSGLYQGFPAAFSQNGGTQDVTMTVELKENRKKTSQYYARIIREKLPQEFPNVDIGVELGGLLSSSLNGGAQAPINVQVKGSNAGKAYEIAKSLLPDIKAVKGATDVRILENFDTPAIEVNINRKKADAQGVLTDEIVQNIVSALAGSIVYKPTIWVDPKSGIDYALGVRFPEEKFQTMKDFENIPVTGKFQERAIPLSQLSDIEQTQGPTVLSRVNMKRTVNIMLDSQDRDVGSVSSEIEKIIKSVKVPDGYKIAITGEIEKMRDALSQLGGGFFLSAFLVYMILVVQFRSFLLPGIMMLTVPLGMIGIALMFSITGTYYSLQAGIGTIFLIGIAVSNGVLLIEFILHMIEHEKMNLDEGIIAGAKARLRPIMMTSLASMLGLTPMAIGFGKGAEANIPLGRAVIGGQFLATLLTLFVLPTVFRYLYRKFYLKGN comes from the coding sequence ATGAGCCAAAAGAATAAAAACATTCAAACCCTTCCCATACGGAGCGAAAGCTCGTCTCCAAACGACGTCGCTCCCGATTCCTATGCCGAGGCGGTTCAGCAGGTTAACCAGGCAGGCATTGCCGCATTTTCCGTAAAGAACCCTCACTTAATGATCGTCTCTTGCATTATCGTTCTCGTTTTAGGAGTTCTGGCCTTGTTCCAGATGCCTCGGGATCTCCTACCCCCATCCAAACAACCTGCAGTTCAAATACTGGACGTTTATTGGGGAATGCCGACTTCCAGTACCGAAACCATTTTAACTTGGAAGTTCGAGAGATATACGGGTCAAGCCCCCGGACTGATCCACCAAGAATCGAAATCTTATCCCGGCGTAAGCGTGGTTAATAATTTCTTCGACGAAGATTCCACATCGAGACCGGAAGCCATGGCATCCACCGTGGGCTATATCATGTCGGTGCTCCGGAGACTTCCGCCGGGCGCCATGCCTCCGATCGTTCTGCCGTTCGACCCGATGGGTTCTACTCCGGTTTGTCTTGTTGCAGTGAGCGGAGATTTCGAAGTTAACGAACTTTATGATAGAGGTCAATACGACGTTCGTCGTGCCTTGCAAGGAACTCCGGGAACCATAGCTCCCACCGTTATGGGTGGAGCGGAAAAGCAAGTCATCATCGAATTAGATCCGCTCAAATTGAAACAGTACGATATGTCCGCGGCGGAAGCGATGGATAAGATCGGACGATTAAATACGTTTATTCCGGCAGGCGACGTTAAGATCGGCGACTTCGATTATCCGATCTATACTAACGGGGTCGCGGACAGCATCCAAGCCTTCGACGACTTCCCTCTCCGAAGCAGGGAAGGAGTATCCGTTTTTGTCAAAAACGTGGGTAAAACCAAGGAGTCTAGCATTGTTCAGACCGAAATGGTCACGTTAAACGGCAAGGAAATCGTATACGTTCCGGTCTTACGCCAACAAGGAGCGAACACGTTAGCCGTCGTTGACGCGGCCAGAGAAGCGATGAAAAGTCTGGAAAAGGAGATTAAAGGTCTTAAATTGAATATCGTCGCCGACACGACCGTATTCATCCGCAAAGCCGTCGAAACCGTGGGAGAAGAAGCCATGTTCGGAGGCGGCTTGGCGGCCCTGATGGTCTTTCTTTTTCTGGGTAATCCTCGCGCGACCTTCGCGACCTTACTTTCCCTTCCTTTTTCCACTCTATTCGTGTTGATGGGCTTAAAGGCTACGGGATCGACGATCAATATCATGACGTTAGGCGGAATGGCACTTTCTATCGGTCTACTCGTGGACAACTCGATCGTCGCAATCGAAAATATTATGCGACATCTCGCGGAAGATAAGGATCCGAATAGAATTCGGGTAGTCGTAAGGGCGGCGCAGGAAGTCACTCCGCCGATCATCGCGGTGACTCTTTGCAACGTAGTCGTACTATTCCCGATCCTACTTACGAAGGGAGTCGTAAACGTCCTCTTCGGAGCGATTGCAAAAACCGTAATGCTCGCGATAACGGGTTCCTTATTATCCGAAACGGCAATCATTCCTCTCTTTGCAAGTCGCTTCCTAACGGGTGAACCGCCTAAACTTCCGAAGTTCTTCCAAGTGATCCAGGACCTAATCGCCGGCCTCACTGAAATTTACGGCAGGGCACTCGAAAAAGTAATGACCAAGACTAGGGCGGTCGTAATCGGAATCTGCATTTTGTTCGCGATCGGCGCCGCCGCATTGCCGTTTATCGGAACGGAACTTTTTCCGCGGGCAGATGCGGGCAGCTTCGTTTTACATCTGAGACTTCCCTCCGGCCTTCGAATCGAGGAAACGAGCGAGAAAGCCAAGCAGGTGGAAGCCAAGCTCAAAGAATGGATTAAAAGCGATCTGGAAATGGTGCTTTCCGATTCAGGATTGTATCAGGGATTTCCGGCAGCTTTTTCACAAAACGGCGGAACGCAAGATGTGACGATGACCGTCGAGCTAAAGGAAAATCGAAAGAAAACTTCCCAGTACTACGCGCGAATCATTCGGGAAAAACTACCTCAGGAATTTCCGAACGTCGATATAGGCGTAGAATTGGGCGGACTTCTTTCCTCTTCACTGAACGGAGGCGCGCAGGCGCCGATAAACGTTCAAGTCAAAGGTTCGAACGCCGGAAAAGCCTATGAAATCGCCAAAAGCTTACTGCCAGACATCAAGGCCGTCAAGGGAGCGACCGACGTTCGTATTTTAGAAAACTTTGATACTCCGGCGATCGAAGTGAACATAAATAGAAAGAAGGCGGACGCCCAAGGAGTTCTTACGGACGAAATCGTTCAGAATATAGTAAGCGCCTTGGCGGGAAGTATCGTTTACAAGCCTACGATCTGGGTCGACCCGAAGAGCGGCATAGACTACGCGTTAGGCGTCCGTTTCCCCGAAGAAAAATTTCAAACGATGAAGGATTTCGAAAATATTCCGGTAACCGGTAAATTTCAAGAGAGAGCCATCCCGCTTTCCCAGCTTTCCGATATCGAACAAACCCAAGGTCCGACCGTATTAAGTCGGGTAAATATGAAACGAACCGTAAACATCATGCTGGACTCTCAGGACCGCGATGTTGGAAGCGTTTCTTCCGAGATCGAAAAGATCATAAAGAGCGTTAAAGTCCCGGACGGATATAAGATCGCAATTACGGGAGAAATCGAAAAAATGCGGGACGCTCTTTCTCAACTAGGGGGCGGCTTCTTTCTCTCCGCGTTTCTAGTTTACATGATTCTCGTAGTGCAATTTAGATCCTTCCTGTTACCGGGTATCATGATGCTCACGGTACCGTTGGGGATGATCGGAATCGCCTTAATGTTCTCCATTACGGGAACATACTATAGCCTCCAGGCAGGAATCGGCACCATTTTTCTCATCGGCATCGCCGTTTCCAACGGGGTTCTCTTGATCGAGTTCATTCTCCATATGATCGAGCACGAAAAGATGAATCTTGACGAAGGAATTATAGCCGGAGCGAAGGCGAGATTGCGGCCCATTATGATGACTTCGTTGGCTTCCATGTTGGGTTTAACTCCTATGGCAATCGGTTTCGGAAAAGGTGCGGAAGCGAATATCCCGCTGGGCAGAGCGGTCATAGGAGGTCAATTTCTTGCTACTCTGCTTACTCTATTCGTTCTACCGACCGTATTCAGATATCTTTACCGAAAATTTTATCTGAAGGGAAATTAA
- a CDS encoding MarR family winged helix-turn-helix transcriptional regulator — MDTIRAQWIRERPDLDVDAIALIGRVHRLSQIIFTDVHKPIFDKHGLTYQDFDVLAALLRSGKPYRKSPGELLSTLMITSGTMTNRIDRLESSGLVVRDLDPEDRRGILIRLTNQGKEAISRAIQEHAQSETDLLNTLTEKEKGELSRLLKKLLLKLELKEDFSS; from the coding sequence GTGGATACTATTCGAGCACAATGGATTCGGGAACGACCGGATTTGGACGTGGACGCGATCGCTTTGATCGGTCGCGTCCACCGGTTGTCGCAGATTATTTTTACCGACGTTCACAAACCTATTTTCGACAAACACGGATTGACCTACCAAGACTTCGATGTCTTAGCCGCGTTATTACGTAGCGGGAAACCGTATCGGAAATCTCCGGGCGAATTACTTTCCACGTTAATGATAACTTCGGGAACGATGACCAATCGTATCGATCGGTTGGAGTCTTCCGGTTTGGTCGTACGAGATCTCGACCCGGAAGATAGGCGAGGGATTTTGATTCGTTTAACAAACCAAGGAAAAGAGGCGATTTCCCGCGCTATTCAGGAACATGCGCAATCCGAGACGGATCTCCTAAATACCTTGACAGAGAAGGAGAAGGGTGAGTTGTCTCGGTTATTAAAGAAGCTTCTTTTAAAACTCGAACTGAAGGAGGACTTTTCTTCATGA
- a CDS encoding KTSC domain-containing protein, whose translation MERHFVTSPLLRAIAYDKDSRILEIEFHTDEILIYSEISFDLYVAFMSSPSKAEFWQLYIK comes from the coding sequence TTGGAAAGGCATTTCGTTACTTCACCCTTACTTAGAGCCATCGCTTACGATAAGGACTCGCGAATTCTGGAAATCGAGTTTCACACGGATGAGATCCTGATTTATTCGGAAATTTCTTTCGATCTGTATGTCGCTTTCATGTCTTCTCCGTCCAAAGCGGAGTTCTGGCAACTGTACATAAAATAG
- a CDS encoding MIP/aquaporin family protein, which produces MLTPFFGEFLGTFVLILLGNGVVAGALLEHSKSKDSGWIVITAGWAFAVLLGILTANAFGSVDAHLNPAVTLAFAVQSGDFSKLITYVPAQVLGAFLGSVFVYIHYLPHWKETKDPARILAVFSTEPAIRHRVANFTSEFLGTFILILGVYAIFSPQIKGLTSHLGAFLVGLLVWSIGLSMGGTTGYAINPARDFGPRFAHFLLPIPGKSSSRWEYAWLPVMAPLCGGAFAGFLIRLL; this is translated from the coding sequence ATGCTCACTCCTTTTTTTGGGGAATTTTTAGGAACATTCGTTTTAATCTTGTTGGGAAACGGCGTCGTCGCAGGCGCCTTACTGGAACATTCCAAATCAAAAGATAGCGGTTGGATAGTGATCACGGCGGGATGGGCTTTTGCAGTGCTTTTGGGAATCTTAACGGCAAACGCTTTCGGTAGCGTCGACGCGCACTTGAACCCCGCAGTAACGCTGGCATTCGCCGTTCAATCGGGTGATTTTTCTAAATTGATTACGTATGTTCCGGCACAGGTATTAGGCGCCTTTCTCGGATCCGTTTTCGTATACATTCATTATCTTCCGCATTGGAAGGAAACGAAAGACCCCGCTCGAATTTTAGCGGTATTCTCCACGGAGCCCGCGATTAGACATAGGGTTGCGAATTTCACAAGCGAGTTTCTCGGTACGTTTATATTAATCTTAGGCGTATACGCGATTTTTTCCCCGCAGATAAAAGGGTTAACGTCTCATCTAGGAGCCTTCCTAGTCGGACTTTTAGTCTGGAGCATCGGACTTTCCATGGGCGGTACGACCGGATATGCGATCAACCCCGCCCGGGATTTCGGACCTAGATTCGCACATTTTCTATTACCGATTCCGGGAAAGAGTTCTTCAAGATGGGAATATGCCTGGTTGCCCGTGATGGCTCCGCTCTGCGGTGGAGCTTTTGCCGGATTCCTGATTCGGCTTTTATGA
- a CDS encoding DUF4442 domain-containing protein, producing MKLFPTDRKESWESRWLRFKLNYWPCIWCTGGKIEFISSDFRELHIGLSLNLRTLNRVGTVYGGSIYSSVDPYFMLLMMWILGKDYVVWDKAAKIKFIRPITERIKTRFLISEELIAETKEKISQNGETTFDLPLKYENENGTVFATFEKSIYAASKEFYEQKLAARKKDR from the coding sequence ATGAAATTATTTCCAACAGACCGTAAGGAATCTTGGGAATCCCGCTGGCTTCGATTCAAATTGAACTATTGGCCTTGTATTTGGTGTACGGGAGGTAAAATCGAATTCATATCGTCCGATTTCAGGGAATTACACATCGGGCTTTCCTTAAATTTGCGGACTTTGAATCGGGTCGGTACCGTGTACGGAGGAAGCATTTATAGTTCGGTCGATCCTTATTTTATGCTTTTAATGATGTGGATATTAGGAAAAGATTATGTGGTTTGGGATAAGGCGGCGAAGATTAAGTTCATTAGACCGATTACGGAGAGAATCAAGACTCGCTTTCTTATCTCGGAGGAACTAATCGCCGAAACGAAGGAGAAGATTTCACAGAACGGAGAGACGACGTTCGATCTCCCTTTAAAATACGAGAACGAAAACGGGACCGTCTTTGCCACATTCGAAAAATCGATTTATGCTGCGAGCAAAGAATTTTACGAGCAAAAACTTGCGGCTCGAAAAAAGGATCGTTAA
- a CDS encoding TolC family protein: MKFPGEVMNLISNKLINIIIIFIIVFSSTLYSETETILTIEDLMSKAEKTSPDVAAKIFQAKQAEETIGVAKSAYMPTAYASGMITSGLPGSFGEPGVMVPRGVMVSPFHAGPSAGIWGQYTLYDWGRRANDVKFAESQAKERKEEIRLTRIEVLDTSVRSYYSCARNRSMMELWSGLTDDLETIRREVLRFVRNGQKSVVDRYLIESQVEQIKTQTSDYELRLKKAREELGLLVQEDWNNFSCPTILSINLGKLPEQESSVVRLTDPALGIGNEYDSSPIVSRAKLELISAEAKLDRSKADFMPELKSSYSVGTFKEARLVPYQNYSANLSFVVPVFEGLKTVKEVKAAEHDVSAKRKELEAARKRVAELNVGLGKTIDSSALRIKHLRTEVDLAKTAYEVARSRYANYQGTLVDFREAFRNLLRTQGELIDAYTEYLIYTKVKDLVNGKI, encoded by the coding sequence ATGAAATTTCCAGGCGAAGTCATGAATCTTATATCAAATAAACTAATAAATATAATAATAATATTCATTATTGTATTTTCTTCGACTCTATACTCCGAAACCGAAACGATACTTACGATCGAAGATCTGATGTCTAAGGCCGAAAAAACCAGCCCCGACGTGGCCGCAAAGATTTTCCAAGCCAAGCAGGCGGAAGAAACGATAGGCGTCGCAAAATCCGCGTACATGCCGACCGCATATGCTTCGGGCATGATCACTTCCGGCTTACCCGGCTCCTTCGGAGAGCCCGGAGTCATGGTGCCGAGAGGCGTGATGGTTTCTCCATTTCATGCAGGCCCGTCTGCCGGTATTTGGGGACAATACACTCTCTATGATTGGGGGAGAAGAGCGAATGACGTAAAGTTCGCGGAAAGCCAGGCAAAGGAAAGAAAAGAAGAGATTCGACTGACACGAATCGAAGTGCTGGATACCTCGGTCAGAAGCTATTACTCCTGCGCTAGAAATAGAAGCATGATGGAATTATGGTCCGGTTTAACCGACGATTTGGAAACGATCCGCAGGGAAGTCCTTAGATTCGTAAGGAACGGACAAAAATCCGTAGTTGATAGATATTTAATAGAATCACAAGTCGAACAAATCAAAACGCAAACTAGCGACTATGAGCTAAGATTAAAAAAGGCAAGAGAAGAATTAGGTTTATTAGTACAGGAAGATTGGAATAACTTTTCCTGCCCGACGATTCTTTCCATCAACCTAGGTAAATTGCCCGAACAGGAATCGTCTGTTGTAAGACTTACCGACCCCGCATTAGGAATCGGAAATGAATACGATAGCTCGCCGATCGTAAGTAGGGCAAAATTGGAACTGATTTCCGCCGAAGCGAAATTAGATCGCTCAAAAGCCGACTTTATGCCCGAACTTAAATCATCCTATTCCGTCGGCACGTTCAAGGAAGCACGTCTTGTTCCTTATCAAAATTATTCGGCGAATCTTTCCTTCGTCGTCCCCGTATTCGAAGGATTAAAGACGGTTAAGGAAGTAAAGGCCGCCGAGCACGACGTTTCCGCAAAGAGAAAGGAATTGGAGGCGGCAAGAAAGAGAGTCGCAGAATTAAACGTGGGTTTAGGAAAGACGATCGATTCCTCGGCGTTGAGAATCAAGCACCTTCGTACCGAGGTGGATCTTGCAAAGACGGCGTACGAAGTCGCAAGAAGTCGCTACGCGAATTACCAGGGAACCTTGGTCGATTTTCGGGAAGCCTTCCGGAACCTTTTACGAACCCAGGGAGAATTGATCGATGCCTACACCGAGTATTTGATTTATACCAAGGTGAAAGACTTGGTTAACGGAAAAATATAA